The following nucleotide sequence is from Malania oleifera isolate guangnan ecotype guangnan chromosome 4, ASM2987363v1, whole genome shotgun sequence.
TCCATTCACCAACATTTTTCTTCCTAGCTCCTTCAAAAACGCACAATGCATTCATTATGCTACCACATTTGACATACATATCTATCAAAGCAGTAGTGATAAGGCTGTCAAATTGGTCGCCCTTCCTTTGGCGTATACTTGAATGAATCCATCTACCCATATCCAAAGCGCCCAGATTCGCACAAGCACAGAGTACACTCATGATGGTGGAATCATTAGGCTCCATTTTTGCATCCACCAACTCACGAAACAAGCCTAATGCCACTCCAAACCGACTCTTTCGAACGTAACCGGCAATCATGGCACTGTAGGAAACAACATTTCTGTCGGGCATATTATCAAACACCTGACGTGCCGACTCAACCGAACAAAAATCCACATAACAGGTAACCAAAGTGGTCCAAGTAGCAATATCCCGATGACCCATCTCATCAAAAACCTGATGGGCCACAGAAATCCTATTATTCGATCCGTACAAGAATATCAGCGAATTCTGCACGAACAAGTCCGAGCCGAACCCGTGTTTGAGAGCTTGGGAATGGATTTCTTCGCCTTGTGCAAGGTGGGAGAGGCTAGAACAGGCCTTGAGCAAGAAGGGGAAGGTGTAGTGATCAGGAGGAGTACCATGGCGGCACATTTGACGGTAGAGATGTAGCGCTTGAAGTGGGTCGGTGCTGGCAGCATAGGCGCGGAACATGGTGTTGTAGATGAAGGTAGATGGGAGTTGAATTTGGTCGAAAAGGAGGCGGGCGTGGGAGAGGGAGGAAGGAATGCGAGGATCGGCGTAGAGAGCGATGAGCTTCCGGAGGTGAATCTCTTGCTGCTGAAGCCCGGATGTTATGATGCAAGCGTGAAGTCGCTTCGCCTCTTGCATGTCCTGTGGACGCTAAGGAAGCTAAAACAGTCTCCAAACAGCTACTAAGCATTAACCCCTTGAACCCTGTTTGCCTGTTTCTGGtttctgttttctgttttttttttttttttttttttgttggtttttGTTCTATGTTTTCGTTttcgtttttgtttttgtttttgttttaaatgAGTGAAATTTAAATTGGGATGAAGCCAAGGCGCTGGAGCTATTGGTGTTGTTACTTGTGAGTCAACGTATAGAAGGCAGGACCTCTAATCTAGACCTAGTCAGTGGAGTGCTCATacaaaatgcataattttcaTTCACAAGTCCACAATTTTCattctccttttttcttttccaatTAATGCTCAATATTTGTCTacattctttattttaaaaagattaTAAAAAAACAAACATTAAATTTTGTTGGGAAGAAGACATCATCTCTTTTAAGATTAATCAAAAAATGAAAACCTTAAGTTCCAAAAAAATGAAAACCTTAAGATTTGACAAATAATACAAGAGATCTTCTTAAGACTAAAAAAATTCCATATAGCACatggatatttgattttcaaagcATTCAATCATAACCTTTTCGTGGACTCGAAGATAAATTAAGAAGTAAAAGCATCCCAAAAATTAAATACCTTAAAAAGTCTTGTAGGATTTTTAAAATCTTCAAAAAGATATCTACATCTTTTTGCTAAGCCTGAGTGAAGGTAAGtagaattttttaataaaatgttaAAAGAAATTTGCATCTTTTTactaaatttcaagaaaaattagTATCAATTGCCAAATTATTCTATTTTAAATATGAAAACTCTACAACAAGAACAATTTGAGTGGGTGGAATTCCTTAGATTTTGTTTGgataaggaaagaaaataaaaaagtgaTTTCTTTCTTGTATTGTTTGGATAACTATAGCCAAAAAAAAATTGAGCGATTTGATATCGCATGGATAATaggagggaaagaaaaaaaaaataatatcattttACCAAAATTAACATTTTATTTGTTAACTAAACCCTTTACATTACTTTTCTATCTTTTTGTTCAATAGGAAATTGTTGACATTTTAAGAAAGACATTTGACATGAATTTTTTTCCCCAAAACTCCATTTTCTGAGGTTTGAAAATGGGTGTTTTCACTTCATCcttttctcttccttctctccaTTCATTCTATGAAATGCAATCCAAACAAGTGATTTCCAGAAAAGGGATctccaaatatatacatatataaaaggATTTTTTGGTTTTTAAGTGGGGCTATAGGCCTATAGCCCACACTCAGGTCTACATATAAATCCGCCTATTGTCAACAGCCAGAACAGATACATTGGCCGTAAATCTGTTCCAACACTTGTTACAAGAAGAATTTTGCAATTTGCACAATGGTTTGCTATAGTTCTACTATTtgaagaaagatcaccctcatgCACAGAGAATGAAGGCATGTGCCATTGTACCGACTCAAAAGGCACCTTAAAGGTTGGCAGAGAGAGAGACATACACACACTTCAACTCCATGATCTAACTGATTCtcacatggttttttttttttttttaataagaatcATGAGCAATTTTAACCAAAAAATGATCTTTGATCATTGGGGAAGAGAATTGAAGTCCACAAGAACGAAATTCAATGATGGCAGTATGGGCATCAACCATGATTTTCTCAGACGTCCAAAGTTATTCTGCCATTCTCCAATTATCTCAGAAAAGTAGAACCATTGGGCTGATTAATGTTGGTTCCCGTGGTTTTTTCCCCCGCTGAAATGTTCTGTTCATTACAAGGACGGCTGGCATGAGCCTTGACTAGGGTGTCTCAGAGGCTGATCATGGACCTTAAGTTTGTGTACTGTCCTTCAAACTTCGGTAAACTCCCCACATGAAGAAGCTGCCATCTAGTTCTGTTGCAACATTAAAAACATCAAATATCAAATCACATGCACAGAGGGCTTGCAAATTGTCTGACATTCAGCAACAGTATGGATGATGACATAGATTTGGTACCATGAATGATGTGGCACAAAACAAGTTGATAACTTACATTAATGAAACAGATGGAACTATAATTAAAATGATTGAAGCATAACTttggaaaatatgaaaaatggaaaagttcaGGTTGCTAACCATATGGGCTGAGATTCAGATTGATTGAAATAAGAATGGGGAAATGGCATGCATAAAAACAACAGGGGTCATGAGATATTATATTTTAGTTTGAAGTTTTAAACCAACAGTAGTAAATGGCATGTGGCTGAAACATGCAATTGGAATTCTTCAAATGCTAGAAAACCATTTCTCCTTGGACATCTTTGCATTAGCACTATGCTGATAACTCTCAATAATTTGTTATCATCCCAATAATTCCTAGGCCACCAAAACATCTAAAAACTGAAACACAATCCAGAGTTAATTGCAGGTTCAATTTTAAGGAGGATAAAAAAGGGAACCTTGGTCCCCTTAGGGACATCcttgtggttagggtttgggactTCCATGATGTCGAATCATGGGAAGGGGAGAAGGGAGATGGACTACCTCTTTTTATGTAGCCCAAGCTAAATGTGAGTCTCCAAtgaaaccgaaaaaaaaaaaagggcgccggggggggggggggggggtggtgggttGGGGGGGGGGTGTGGAATTTGAATCTTGGTTGTCAGCAAAATCTGATGGTAAGAAAGTAGaaacaagattcacaagctcactTTGGGAATCCTCATGCAAGCATCTAGATGCACAAACCAGTAACTCCACACATCCCATGCAACTCCTCAAAACCAAATCTTGGTTCTCTATGAACTTTAGAAGGAGAGAGTACTTTCTCCTGGACCTACAGCCAAAAGAGCACCTTGAGACTAACAAAAGGATTCTTGAAATACATAAGAAATGAAGCCAAGTACAAACAAAATGAGCCAGGCAAACCTCTCAAAATTTCCAGGATAAAAATACAACGCAATATCATTTTTGTCAGGGCATTCTATCTGAAAGATTTCTGGCCAGAAATCACATCGTGGATGCAGCTTGAACAGTAGAACACCAGCAATCTGTTTTGAAAATTCATAGGCTTTACGAGAAACTTTGGCAGGAGGATGAGCAATGAACCCTTCACACAATCCAACATTAACATTGGGACCAAGAACCTCAAAGCTGCCCCTACAGAGATAAATGACCAGATTACAAATTCAATCTTACATTATTcctttcaattttctaaattaaGCTATTGAAACTAATAATTAGCAACAATGATATTGATAAGTTTTATGGTGTTTTCAATATCAACAGTCTCAGAttgaaaagaaataaattttaaacatCAATAATACAAAATTCTCATTCCCACCTggcaataaacaaataaataaataaaaccacaGAAAAAAATCATGTTATTGCAATAGGATGCAAGAGTTTTGAAATAAGTTTCATCCCTTATACTACTGTTTGCAGAATACCTATTCCCAGAAATAAAATGGTCATGATACAAGAATTTGATAACTTACAGCAGATGCCTCATCATCTCAAAGCAAGTGACAAAGcaaaaatttgtatgaatttataaCATGGAATAGATAAGGAATTGCTATTACCAAATTTCATCTTAGGAATGTCTACTCCTATCCTATTCCATGCAGATGgaaaaacacaagcttttacaagtgagttttttctaaattataatATCCCTACacaatttttattacattttcatCTTACTTCACTcttctattcctaggaatagacatTCCATCAATCAAATGTGACCTTAATTCTTTAGGATTTAGCATAAGGGTCAGGAAATTAAACATTAATCAAAGCAGCTACAGTTTCCAAGCATTAAGAAAACCTGACCATTAAAAGTGGGTTGAACAAAGGCCATACCAATTAAAGGAGTGGTGGGAAGAACATTTGGGTAGTAAACTAAATGCTATTCAACGTTCAAatctaacccccccccccccaaaccttTTTCTTCACACGGACAGAAAAAAGGGGGAGAGGGTTGGGTATTTTATTTAGCTGGTTCGATGTCCCCAAATATGTTTTGATTTTGCTCAAGGTACCCTGAATTTTCTGTAGATTGTGGTTATTTCCAGAGATATGACATTGAACTTGCAGTCATGCAGCACTGGATAAAGACATGACTCAATGATTCAACACCAATATATCATCCCTCTCATCTCCATGTCATGAGTTAAAGTTTCTCAATAGAACATTGTCAAGTAAAACAAATTATAACCTCTATGCTCAGTTTCGGGTGGAATTGATGAGATTCAGCTTTGTCCTGGATGCCCCACAATATTTTCCTCTGCCTACGCTCAAGCAACAACCTGTATGCAACACTATTGTGGGGCATTCGGGAAATGCTAGAAAAATGTTGTTGCTTTAGCCATGAAACATAATCGACTAACCCATTATTCAAACAATCCTTGTACAGGCTCACCTGAATCCATTATTCTCACCTGAATCCATAAACGACAATATTATTATTCAATTATGTTTCATGGCTCTTGGCCTAGAAATTCTCACTTGAATAAAATCACTGGGATACAGTTTATCAAATTCTTGAACTAAGGAGCAAATGGACAAAAAAATTTTTCTGTAGTTTATCAAATCCTTGAATGGTGGAATAAATGGACAAAACATAGTGGTTTTGCTTCAAACTTCTTCTCCTAATTACTAGTGAGTTTAAGTTATAGGCACTAGGGGCACTATGTTTTGTCCATTTGTTCCACAATTTAAGGATTTGGTAAACTACAGACAATTGTTTTGTCCATTTGTCACTTGGTTCAAGAATCTGATGAATGAAAATTTCTAGGTCAAGAGCCATGAAACATAATCAAATAATAATAGTTAAACTAATGGTGTGTGCACGTACACGTGCTGCTAATTGTCAAAGTGAAGGGAGCATTTGATTTTGATAGGCTGAGCTCTCAAATGAATTCAGTAATTGTGAAGAATAACCTTGTTCTCAGTATACTTCTCAACCCCTACATATTGCTGCACCTTTCCATCAAAAAGTCAAGAAAATCACAGCATGAATGGGCAGCACACTCACTTCCAAATAACTTCTGCTGCTGGACCATTCTGACGATTTTCCCGTAAGTTAGGTGAAATATTTTGTAGAGTTCTTTCTTGAACCTCAATGTTACTCGCCTCAATGTTACTCGGACAAGTGCCACTACAAAAGTTGCCACCTAGACAAGAGCATGAATACACAAATTAGTAACACAATGGTGATGCATTATAACAGTTAAAACCCAGATGATATAAACATCGTGTCATAACGTCAGCCTAACTGATAGAAAACAACATGAAATTATAGTAACATGAAAACCTGAACAATGACTATTTTTCTAGGATCAGGTTTGAAGAATGCTATTATTCACTATTCAGGATAAAAATCATCAATCTGTGGCATTTTCCTATTGGATTTCTTTTTGAAAGGCAAGAatagcttcttcttttttctgCAGATGCACAATAACATCACAGAAATATAAGTCCCCAACCATAAAATTCCTCAAAATATTCATTCATCTTTTGCAGAAAGCATAGACAGAACTTTATCAAAACAAGCACTATTGttttttcattttctctcctCCACCCCCCTCTCCCCATGGGCTTTCTGCATAATCACCCAAACAGACAGGCTATGCTTTCAAATCCAACATAATGACAGCCCACCTCACCTAGCCAGTCCAAAAACACTATTCCTTTTCCAATTTAACTAACATGGGAAACAAGTCATATTCAATATCTGATTCATTTTAATCAATGAGAAGCAATGAGAAAGCAAAAGGGAATCCAAAATATAAAACTTTATGTCACAAACTGTCAAGTTGACATCTGATCAAATATATTCTCTCACCTGAACTGCTAGCTGAAGGAGGCTTCGTAGCCACAAAGGATATACTCTCTGATACATGGGCCAGGCATTCCCTCCTACTCAAAGCTGCAAGTTCCTTCAAAGGCATCACAACCTCGACAGGATCAGTTCGGAATCTAATTCCTTCTTGGGGAGCTGTCATcactatttttcctgaaaatataaaaaaCACTCATATAAGCAACCCATTGCAGCGACAACAGTACTGTATTTACAATATAGTAGGCTAAAATTTAATAATACAGTAACAGTGGCATAGTAAAAGTAACACATAACATGATGCACACAGAGATGGGCTAAATTTACCTTTATTCTCGTTCAGACCTAACTTTGCATTGTGGTCAATGCCATTGTTTGGGTTTTCACCTTTCAAGGGACCACAATATCTAGTACTTGAAGCTTCAAGTTCCTTCAAAGGCATTACAACCTCTACAGGATCAGCTCGGAAGCTAATTCCTTCTTGGGGAGCTGAcacaacttcttttcctgaaaatatgaaaAGGCACATGCAAGCAACCCATTGCAGCAATTTAATAATACAGTAACATTGGCATATTAACAGTAACACATAACATCAGTGATGCACACAGAGGGGGGCTAAATTTACCTTTTTTCTCCTTCAGTCCCAACTTTGCTTCCTGATTAAACCCACGAATGCCATTGTTTGGGTTTTCATCTTTCAAGAAATCAGAATGTGTTGTCCATGAAGCTTCAAGTTCCTTTGAAGGAATTACAGCCTCTACCGAATCAGCTTGGAAGCTAATTCCTTCTTGGGGATCTGACACAacttttcctgaaaatataaaaaaGCACATATCAGCAACCCATTGCAGCAACAACAGAACTGTATTTACAATATAGTAGGCTAAAATTTAATAGTACAGTAACAGTGGCATAGTAATAGTAACACATAACATCAGTGATGCAGACAGAGATGAGCTAAATTTACCTTTTTTCTCCTTCAGTCCCAACTTTGCTACCTGGTTAAACCCACCATCAACGCCATTGCTTGAGTTTTCATCTTGCAAGGAACCAGAGTATCTCGTATTGGTCTGAGGAACTACAAAGCATGAACTAGGATTAGTATTTACAGCAGAAGCAACTGAATTTTGAGGATTATCTTCTGCTGCTACAGTGTCTGTTAAGTTTTCTAATGTAGATTGATAACTTGACTTAGCATTTACAGCAGGAGCACCTCGTTTTCCAGGTCTATCTTCTGCTCCTGTAGTGTTTGTTAATCTTTCTGGTGCAGATTGCTTAGAAGGGGCTCTCAGGCCTTTGTTCGGGGTTTCATCTTTCAAGGAACCAGAATATCTTGTGTTGATCCGAGGAACTACAAAGCATGAACTAGGCTTAGTATTTACAGCAGAAGCAATTGAATTTTGAGGACTATATTCTTCTGCTACAGTGTCTGTTAATCTTTCCAATGTAGATTGATAACTTGGCTTAGCATTTATAGCGGGAGCAGCTCGTTTTCTAGGTCTATCTTCTGCTTCTGTAGTGTTTGTTAATCTTTCTGGTGCAGATCGCTGCTTAGAAGGGGCACTCAGATTGGTTTCCACATCATTTATTGATGTTGACTTTAGAACAGGCTGTCGTTGAGGGGCCGTACATGACTGCATATTGCAAAGTGCATGATGTTTCAGACCCCCTGGAAGTACTGTGAGATTTGTATTCTGTATCGATGAGAAACACCTTGGAGAGACAGGTTTTGGCACCATATTTTTCTTCTTGGAAGTAGAAGGCAATGAACCAGATGGATCATTTGAAGATCCTGAACGACGGGTTGAAACCTGCATTACTCCTTTGGTTCCAGATGTTAAGTTGATGACTTCATCAGAAGAAAGAAATTTTACTTTCATTTTAGCATTATTAACTTGCTGTGCTTTAGAAGAAGACTGCATCCTTGTATTTCAGGGAAATATGGTGGAACTCACAGAATGCACAGAACTAGAATCTAGATTTTCTTGATTGATCATGAGATTTAAGTCAGTAGTTACTCGTCGTATATTTATGCATGAAATCCTGATGAACTATCTTATTAATCCATGAGCATGCTTCAGAAAACCATCGTATTACACTTTTGGAACCCCTCCACTTGCAAATGTTTGCATGCAGTATCTGTATACAAAGAAGAAATTTGTCAAATCAGGTattcaaaagaaacaaaaaccATGGGATCATAGAAGTCTAATACATGGAAAAGGGGCACAGGAACCCTTGAGAAAATGCTGTTTTTAACTCTGGTTACACTAGcaattcaatttttcaaaactaaTAATTTGACACTAAAATAAGGGAATTCTAGGGCCTGGTTTTGTACAACCAGGTATAATAAATGCcacaaaagacaaaaaaaaaaaaaatcagggaaAAGGTGGTCAAATCTCAAACACATAACCAAGAGTGACAGAAATGTCATGCATTTATTAATAATCAAggaacaatttttttaaatatataaaaattctcCTTATCACTTGGTTGGCTATCTTAAAGAGACTCAATACTCTTTATAAATTGAAGAAACAGCTTGTTGTTAATAATTCAGTTTGCAGAATATGCAATAATGCAGAGAAAGAGAGGGATCACCTTTTTTTTCAGTTTTGAAGCATCAAAGAAAATCTATACCAGGATTTTTACAATGTTTAATCTCAATAGAGAACGCAGATCTTGGAGTGACGAATTAGAATGGATTTCTTTGTTTGGAAAGAAAAGGATAAATGACATATGGAGATTGGTTTGGACTGCTCCTGTATATCAGATTTGGAAATCAAGGAAATCTCTTGTCTATGATCAAATAGCATCCAATCCTGAAGCTATAATCTGTAAAGTTCATAAGGAGATTCAAGCTATTATCAGCAGATGCTAGAAAGGTCTTTTGTTTTGCTGTTGTAATGCTGTCGTTTTAGCCTTTGGCTTGGTCCTTAGGTTGTTCTTTTCATTGTACTCTTATTAGTTTTCCCAAGATAATATATTCTCTTAccattcttgaaaaaaaaataataacgaAACTGTGAAAAAAAATACCCCTTCAAATATACGAAATGTCACAGCAAATATTTTATATGTACAAATATGTTACGCAAGAACAACATCTACATAGAACTACAAGTCCACTAAATAAAACGAACCACGCACTATAAACATTGAGGGCAAATAAAAAAATTCCATTGGGTTCtggaaaaaagaaattaaaatcagAAAATATAACTGAATTATTTATCTGCCTTTTCAAGCTTTTTTACAAACTAAGCTATTCAAACCCCTAGTCTACAAAATTTATTCATTAACAACCATATACTCTGGGGAAACTGTTTCCTTTCAGATAAACTACACTTTCACACTCAAAAGAGATTATCAAAACTTCAGCGGAACTCAGCAATATTTGGGCAGCCTGAGGGAGGTCAATGATATTTAATAGCAATAGAAGAGATCACCAAACTTTCCCAGTTTCCTGGACCAACCTTTGCTTTCAAACATATATCCTATTTCTCAATCATAAACTAATATTAAGTTTGAAAAGTGGACAGTAAGGATTATAGAATTCTTTAGTTGATAGAAAACGCACCTGAAAGATTAATTCTCAACACCTAAATTTGACTTCTGAAAGTTAGGTGGTTCAGAAGATGTTTTGGTTGGGCTTGCATGAAAATTCACAACAACTTCAAAAATTacaatataatatatgattactTTCCTCTTGAAACCTTTATACGTATTGTTCAAGAAACAGTGCAACACAAAATAAGTACAAGTATACATAGACAGAGATAGTAGAGTCAATTAGGTAGCAAATTTATGGAATGACATTTTTTATGGGATACAAATTCACAACATACATATgaaagtaaagatttgtacaatTATTTGTATATGCATCCAAATTATTAAAGTGATCTGTAAGTAATTCTAAGAATAGGTTACAAACCAACTAGAATCCATCATGCTTTTTAGTAACAAGTTGTCTCCCAGATAAGTTTAATACATGTCGTAGATCCTGTTGTAAAATCTATTTCTATTAATACctcttttttgtaaaaaaaaacaaacaaagaagAAATGGTTCCAACAAACAATAAAGATTTGGCAAAACACAGTGCAATCTAGTCAAActttagaaatatatattttttaaaaatgtttcatTTTCTGATAAGTAAAGcaccaaaaaatttaaaaagacaGGAAACAATAGAATAGACTGAAATCGGGAAGCAAATACAGA
It contains:
- the LOC131154482 gene encoding uncharacterized protein LOC131154482 isoform X4, which translates into the protein MQSSSKAQQVNNAKMKVKFLSSDEVINLTSGTKGVMQVSTRRSGSSNDPSGSLPSTSKKKNMVPKPVSPRCFSSIQNTNLTVLPGGLKHHALCNMQSCTAPQRQPVLKSTSINDVETNLSAPSKQRSAPERLTNTTEAEDRPRKRAAPAINAKPSYQSTLERLTDTVAEEYSPQNSIASAVNTKPSSCFVVPRINTRYSGSLKDETPNKGLRAPSKQSAPERLTNTTGAEDRPGKRGAPAVNAKSSYQSTLENLTDTVAAEDNPQNSVASAVNTNPSSCFVVPQTNTRYSGSLQDENSSNGVDGGFNQVAKLGLKEKKGKVVSDPQEGISFQADSVEAVIPSKELEASWTTHSDFLKDENPNNGIRGFNQEAKLGLKEKKGKEVVSAPQEGISFRADPVEVVMPLKELEASSTRYCGPLKGENPNNGIDHNAKLGLNENKGKIVMTAPQEGIRFRTDPVEVVMPLKELAALSRRECLAHVSESISFVATKPPSASSSGGNFCSGTCPSNIEASNIEVQERTLQNISPNLRENRQNGPAAEVIWNFEVLGPNVNVGLCEGFIAHPPAKVSRKAYEFSKQIAGVLLFKLHPRCDFWPEIFQIECPDKNDIALYFYPGNFERTRWQLLHVGSLPKFEGQYTNLRSMISL
- the LOC131154482 gene encoding uncharacterized protein LOC131154482 isoform X6, whose product is MQSSSKAQQVNNAKMKVKFLSSDEVINLTSGTKGVMQVSTRRSGSSNDPSGSLPSTSKKKNMVPKPVSPRCFSSIQNTNLTVLPGGLKHHALCNMQSCTAPQRQPVLKSTSINDVETNLSAPSKQRSAPERLTNTTEAEDRPRKRAAPAINAKPSYQSTLERLTDTVAEEYSPQNSIASAVNTKPSSCFVVPRINTRYSGSLKDETPNKGLRAPSKQSAPERLTNTTGAEDRPGKRVPQTNTRYSGSLQDENSSNGVDGGFNQVAKLGLKEKKGKVVSDPQEGISFQADSVEAVIPSKELEASWTTHSDFLKDENPNNGIRGFNQEAKLGLKEKKGKEVVSAPQEGISFRADPVEVVMPLKELEASSTRYCGPLKGENPNNGIDHNAKLGLNENKGKIVMTAPQEGIRFRTDPVEVVMPLKELAALSRRECLAHVSESISFVATKPPSASSSGGNFCSGTCPSNIEASNIEVQERTLQNISPNLRENRQNGPAAEVIWKGSFEVLGPNVNVGLCEGFIAHPPAKVSRKAYEFSKQIAGVLLFKLHPRCDFWPEIFQIECPDKNDIALYFYPGNFERTRWQLLHVGSLPKFEGQYTNLRSMISL
- the LOC131154482 gene encoding uncharacterized protein LOC131154482 isoform X3, whose amino-acid sequence is MQSSSKAQQVNNAKMKVKFLSSDEVINLTSGTKGVMQVSTRRSGSSNDPSGSLPSTSKKKNMVPKPVSPRCFSSIQNTNLTVLPGGLKHHALCNMQSCTAPQRQPVLKSTSINDVETNLSAPSKQRSAPERLTNTTEAEDRPRKRAAPAINAKPSYQSTLERLTDTVAEEYSPQNSIASAVNTKPSSCFVVPRINTRYSGSLKDETPNKGLRAPSKQSAPERLTNTTGAEDRPGKRGAPAVNAKSSYQSTLENLTDTVAAEDNPQNSVASAVNTNPSSCFVVPQTNTRYSGSLQDENSSNGVDGGFNQVAKLGLKEKKGKVVSDPQEGISFQADSVEAVIPSKELEASWTTHSDFLKDENPNNGIRGFNQEAKLGLKEKKGKEVVSAPQEGISFRADPVEVVMPLKELEASSTRYCGPLKGENPNNGIDHNAKLGLNENKGKIVMTAPQEGIRFRTDPVEVVMPLKELAALSRRECLAHVSESISFVATKPPSASSSGGNFCSGTCPSNIEASNIEVQERTLQNISPNLRENRQNGPAAEVIWKGSFEVLGPNVNVGLCEGFIAHPPAKVSRKAYEFSKQIAGVLLFKLHPRCDFWPEIFQIECPDKNDIALYFYPGNFERTRWQLLHVGSLPKFEGQYTNLRSMISL
- the LOC131154482 gene encoding uncharacterized protein LOC131154482 isoform X1 is translated as MQSSSKAQQVNNAKMKVKFLSSDEVINLTSGTKGVMQVSTRRSGSSNDPSGSLPSTSKKKNMVPKPVSPRCFSSIQNTNLTVLPGGLKHHALCNMQSCTAPQRQPVLKSTSINDVETNLSAPSKQRSAPERLTNTTEAEDRPRKRAAPAINAKPSYQSTLERLTDTVAEEYSPQNSIASAVNTKPSSCFVVPRINTRYSGSLKDETPNKGLRAPSKQSAPERLTNTTGAEDRPGKRGAPAVNAKSSYQSTLENLTDTVAAEDNPQNSVASAVNTNPSSCFVVPQTNTRYSGSLQDENSSNGVDGGFNQVAKLGLKEKKGKVVSDPQEGISFQADSVEAVIPSKELEASWTTHSDFLKDENPNNGIRGFNQEAKLGLKEKKGKEVVSAPQEGISFRADPVEVVMPLKELEASSTRYCGPLKGENPNNGIDHNAKLGLNENKGKIVMTAPQEGIRFRTDPVEVVMPLKELAALSRRECLAHVSESISFVATKPPSASSSGGNFCSGTCPSNIEASNIEVQERTLQNISPNLRENRQNGPAAEVIWKGSFEVLGPNVNVGLCEGFIAHPPAKVSRKAYEFSKQIAGVLLFKLHPRCDFWPEIFQIECPDKNDIALYFYPGNFERSRRKYSLLLKFIENQDLVLRSCMGCVELLVCASRCLHEDSQKLDGSFFMWGVYRSLKDSTQT
- the LOC131154482 gene encoding uncharacterized protein LOC131154482 isoform X2, which translates into the protein MQSSSKAQQVNNAKMKVKFLSSDEVINLTSGTKGVMQVSTRRSGSSNDPSGSLPSTSKKKNMVPKPVSPRCFSSIQNTNLTVLPGGLKHHALCNMQSCTAPQRQPVLKSTSINDVETNLSAPSKQRSAPERLTNTTEAEDRPRKRAAPAINAKPSYQSTLERLTDTVAEEYSPQNSIASAVNTKPSSCFVVPRINTRYSGSLKDETPNKGLRAPSKQSAPERLTNTTGAEDRPGKRGAPAVNAKSSYQSTLENLTDTVAAEDNPQNSVASAVNTNPSSCFVVPQTNTRYSGSLQDENSSNGVDGGFNQVAKLGLKEKKGKVVSDPQEGISFQADSVEAVIPSKELEASWTTHSDFLKDENPNNGIRGFNQEAKLGLKEKKGKEVVSAPQEGISFRADPVEVVMPLKELEASSTRYCGPLKGENPNNGIDHNAKLGLNENKGKIVMTAPQEGIRFRTDPVEVVMPLKELAALSRRECLAHVSESISFVATKPPSASSSGGNFCSGTCPSNIEASNIEVQERTLQNISPNLRENRQNGPAAEVIWNFEVLGPNVNVGLCEGFIAHPPAKVSRKAYEFSKQIAGVLLFKLHPRCDFWPEIFQIECPDKNDIALYFYPGNFERSRRKYSLLLKFIENQDLVLRSCMGCVELLVCASRCLHEDSQKLDGSFFMWGVYRSLKDSTQT
- the LOC131154482 gene encoding uncharacterized protein LOC131154482 isoform X5, yielding MQSSSKAQQVNNAKMKVKFLSSDEVINLTSGTKGVMQVSTRRSGSSNDPSGSLPSTSKKKNMVPKPVSPRCFSSIQNTNLTVLPGGLKHHALCNMQSCTAPQRQPVLKSTSINDVETNLSAPSKQRSAPERLTNTTEAEDRPRKRAAPAINAKPSYQSTLERLTDTVAEEYSPQNSIASAVNTKPSSCFVVPRINTRYSGSLKDETPNKGLRAPSKQSAPERLTNTTGAEDRPGKRVPQTNTRYSGSLQDENSSNGVDGGFNQVAKLGLKEKKGKVVSDPQEGISFQADSVEAVIPSKELEASWTTHSDFLKDENPNNGIRGFNQEAKLGLKEKKGKEVVSAPQEGISFRADPVEVVMPLKELEASSTRYCGPLKGENPNNGIDHNAKLGLNENKGKIVMTAPQEGIRFRTDPVEVVMPLKELAALSRRECLAHVSESISFVATKPPSASSSGGNFCSGTCPSNIEASNIEVQERTLQNISPNLRENRQNGPAAEVIWKGSFEVLGPNVNVGLCEGFIAHPPAKVSRKAYEFSKQIAGVLLFKLHPRCDFWPEIFQIECPDKNDIALYFYPGNFERSRRKYSLLLKFIENQDLVLRSCMGCVELLVCASRCLHEDSQKLDGSFFMWGVYRSLKDSTQT